The genomic DNA CCAGAAAAAGGCAAATAGCTTTCTCCATCGGCTTACTTTTTTTTCCTCAATGGCGTTAGGACCAAATTGTTCAAGGCGCTTCTTTGCCTCCTCTTTGCCTAATCCGAGATCGACTTTGACATTTTGTTGCTTGATGACCTCTTCAATGGGCATTTTTTGTAGATCTTCATGTGAAAGTGCAGCCATGGTGATTTCTACCTACTTTATAATTATGTGTGATTCCAGCAAAGAATAGCCGGATAATCGTGTTCATAGCCTAAAACGGATAAGCTCGCCGTTGATAAGACCAGATGACGTCCCAATTCTATCGATTCTTCCATCCAGCTTGCAGCTAAAGCCCGAGTAAAATGACCTGATGAAAATAAAATGACATCTTCTTCTTGCTGTTTGATCAGATGAATCACGCGTTGAGTTCTTTCTTGTATTGCTTCGATGCTTTCTCCTCCGCGTGCCCCATGCGTAAAAATATTCCACCGGGGTTCGATTTTGCGGATTTCAGCTGTTGTCATCCCCTCATATTCGCCATAATTCCACTCGGAAAGATCATCAAGTACAACGCCTTTAAAGGAGGCAATTGCGGCCGTTTGGCGGGCGCGCTTGAGGGGGCTGATAAAAGTTTTTAAGTGAGAGAGATGAGCAATTTTTTTCTTTAAAAGCTCAGCTTCTTTTTCACCGTTTTTCGTCAGTTCAAGATCGGTATAGCTTGTATGACGGCCGGTTTTGGACCATTCTGTCTCGCCGTGACGGCATAAATAAACTTTTTGCATGAGGCTATAGTCTCGTCATGTGATTAAATCCCCCTCATAGCAAATATATCCCCCTCTGTCTAGCAGCTAATAGATGTTTAATGCTAAGCGATTAAAAACAAGGGCTTTAGCAATAAAAGCATATCTAAAATGAATCAAAAAATCTATTTCTAGCCCCTTCCTCAAATTTAAAAGGATTTAAAAACCTCAATGAGGTAAAATGTTCCCACTTTTTAACACTAAAAGAGAACATTATGGCTAATGCAGTGCGCGCGAGTTTACTGAGGGCTTTGCCTGCAGGGGATTTAGAGAGTGATCTTGAGCTGATAGAAAAAAGAGACGGGGGGATTACCAGTCTTATCCGTAGATGCGGGCCTTTAACGAATGTGATGAGCAATTTTGAGCGCACCGCAGCGCAAAAAAGAGAAAGAGAGGCTCGCCCTCTTATCAGTAGGGGTTTGACTGTTATAGTCTGGCTTCCCGAACGGTTAGGTTCAGTCGAGACTGCGTATTTAGGTGGTCTTTTTAAAGATATGGTTACAGGGCTTCGTAGCCAACTATCTGCTGAAGGAGTGAGTGATGACCTTAGTCTTAGTCTTATGCGCGATGCAAGAAAGGCTGATTTTTTCTGTGGCTATCTATTAGCTGTGAGGCAGGGGTTGACATCTCCTTCATTTATATCTCGCGGTATTGGAAAAATAGAGGTTCCTAAAATAGTCAATGATTATGGACAAATGATTTTGTCCGGTGCTCCGATTAGATATGAGCACCTTGAAAGGGCTCGGCTTGGAGCTGTTGCAAAACGAAGTTGTGATTCTCAAGCATGGGCTGAAAAGTTTATTGTTATTAATGGCAAAGATGTTCGATTTGAGAATGAAAATGTTGTTAATCTATTGCTGTCGGCTTTAAAGGTTAAAAATATCGTCAAACATTTATTTACGTATATTTCCTCCGGAACATCACTGGGTGTATTTAATGCGAATCATATCATTGCGACTGAGCTGTATGATGCTGATTTATTCAATGTTCTGGTAGGGGATCCCTTAAGAGAAAAAATCTCAACAGAAGCTTTTTTAAAGATGTTTGAGAAAATAGTCCTGACAGTTAAGGAATTGCATTCCCATGGGATTATGCATGGCGATATCAAATTGGATAATGTCTTTCTAAAAAATGGGGAGCCTTTCTTAGGGGATTTTGATTGTGCAGGAGAAAAGGGCCGTTTTTATTCAGCTACAAATTGGTCCGCTCCGCCTGAGCTTATAGGGCCTTCACGCGATAAAATAGCTCACACGATTTGGAACAGTAGCGCAGCGCTTTCACCTGAAATGGATGTATGGGCTTTAGGGTGTATGTTATTTGCCGGATTCAGTCGAGAAAAATACCCCTTTGAACTCGAGCTTTTAAAATCAGAAGATGTGTATGACCAGGGAATAGTTGACGAAGCTTGGAAATACAGTCTTCTTGAAGATGAATATTACGCATGTGAGGAGTCCGAAAAATATGGCGAGTGGGTATATAAGATCTTATCCGGTTGCTTTAAAGTCGATCCTGAAAAGCGAATAACTCTTGATGCGCTTTTAGATAAGCTGCATTCACACCCGGTTTTTAAAGATCATCCGGAAGCGTCTTCTGATGCAACAGCCGGCAGCTCAACATAACAGGATATGTTGCCTGTGCCGGTGGAGTAATCTTTGAAATGCGCTCTCTGCCGTCGAAGCGAGTTCTTTGAGTTGTTCACACTCTTCTTTGGCTTTATTGGCTGTTTTCACAAGTTCACTTTGTTTTTGTTTTATTTCCCTTACATATAGATGTGCTTTGTCAGCGTTGCTTTTGGCGTGTATTGCTCTTGTGTGTACTAGCTCATATTGAGTGTAGGTCGTTATTGCTTTTTCACGCGCTTCATCGGCAAGTGATTTTAAATCACTGCATTTTTCTTGAGCTGCCTGACAAGTCTTATTTGCTTGCTCTAGCTTTTCTTTTGCATTGATAGACTGAGATTCAAGTTCTGAATTGCAGCTTTTTAGCTCCTCAATTTCTCCGGCTAGAAGAGTCAATTTTTCATATTCGGAGAGCGTGGCATGAAGAGTTTCTTTGGCTTCAGCTTGCGCCTTTTCAGCTCGATTTAAAGCGCGTCTACTTTTGTGCCCTGCCGTCCTTGCTGAAGAAACAGCATGTGCATCGCGCCCCTTTGAGGCGCGTGCCGCAGAAGAGGTCAATTGAGTGTGCCTTACCGATTGAGCTGCTTTTCCTGATATTTTTTGAACTTCAGTGCATTTGTCTTCAGTAGAGGCCTTTAACCTCTCCATTGCAACTAGTTGGCCTTCATATTTGCGAGATAAAGCAGAAAGCCGATCGTGATTTTCTTTGAGTCGTATTTGAATAGCCGTGTAAGACCGGGTGAGGTGTTGTGCTTCTGTAAGTTTTTCTTTGAGCTCATTGGAAGCCAAGACATATGTTTCTGATATCCGTGTTGAAGCGGCTTGCGTATCAAGATAAATTTGTGCCATTGTATTAAGAGCGTTTGGGGCATCAATCACCCACCGGTCTCTTTCCTCAGCTTCTTTAGTTGCTTTAAGATGTTGTTCTACAATCTCTTCTATTTGACTTTTAAGTATATTAAACTCACCTTGGGTTTTCTCATAAGAGCTTTTGCTTTCGAGTGAGATTTTTTTTGCTTGATCAACTCCGGTTTCTAGTTTTACAATTTCAGCTTTTAAAAAGGAGCGCCATTGAGTGTTGCGAAACTTAGAAATTTCATAGATAGAATGAAACATTTGATGCGTGTAATAAAGGGCTAAAATCGATAGAGCGCTAATTCCAACGGCTGAGATGACGATATAGGGGGCTTTTAACTCTTGTGAAAGGGTGTTTAGTCGTTGAAAATAGGTATATGGGGGCAATTCCGAAATGTCCATGTTTAGCTAATCCGTTGATTAAAACCAGCTAAACTAAACTAAAATCCAAAAAAATAATAGAAAAACTTTGTTGAAATATCACAGTTTGCTATGAGCAATATAGAGTTAATGACAACGAGGTTTTTTTTATATGCTCAGAAAAGCTATTTTGATCGGTGCCGTATGTTTAGCGATGAAGGGGTTTTGTGTAGATGCAAATGCAATGCAAACCATTTATTACCAACATGCTAAAAATGCTGTTTTAACAAACAATGTTCAAGGCCAATACATATTGACGGTTGTCGGTATTGACGATCAAACGCTTTTTTATGAAGGGAGCTTTAAAAGTGCCGATCAAATGTCAACCGAAGTGTTTTTTGATCGTTGGTCAGGCAATGGGTTTACAAAAAATCCACCTACTGTTGCTATTGTTAATATTAGCAAAAATCAATCTCTCAGCTTAAAACTTAAAGATCCCAAATATAACGGTGTGAAAAGAACAGTCCATTATGTCGTTGAACCTCAAGAAGAGATCGAAGTGAGTTTAATCGAGTCGAATTGGGGGAGCATTGTGATTTTATTTCAAGACGAGCTTCCTTAATCCGAAAAACAATTTCAAGAATCGAGTCGCACGGGTTTCCGTGTGGAAATATTGG from Simkaniaceae bacterium includes the following:
- a CDS encoding histidine phosphatase family protein, giving the protein MQKVYLCRHGETEWSKTGRHTSYTDLELTKNGEKEAELLKKKIAHLSHLKTFISPLKRARQTAAIASFKGVVLDDLSEWNYGEYEGMTTAEIRKIEPRWNIFTHGARGGESIEAIQERTQRVIHLIKQQEEDVILFSSGHFTRALAASWMEESIELGRHLVLSTASLSVLGYEHDYPAILCWNHT
- a CDS encoding protein kinase is translated as MANAVRASLLRALPAGDLESDLELIEKRDGGITSLIRRCGPLTNVMSNFERTAAQKREREARPLISRGLTVIVWLPERLGSVETAYLGGLFKDMVTGLRSQLSAEGVSDDLSLSLMRDARKADFFCGYLLAVRQGLTSPSFISRGIGKIEVPKIVNDYGQMILSGAPIRYEHLERARLGAVAKRSCDSQAWAEKFIVINGKDVRFENENVVNLLLSALKVKNIVKHLFTYISSGTSLGVFNANHIIATELYDADLFNVLVGDPLREKISTEAFLKMFEKIVLTVKELHSHGIMHGDIKLDNVFLKNGEPFLGDFDCAGEKGRFYSATNWSAPPELIGPSRDKIAHTIWNSSAALSPEMDVWALGCMLFAGFSREKYPFELELLKSEDVYDQGIVDEAWKYSLLEDEYYACEESEKYGEWVYKILSGCFKVDPEKRITLDALLDKLHSHPVFKDHPEASSDATAGSST